From Erigeron canadensis isolate Cc75 chromosome 8, C_canadensis_v1, whole genome shotgun sequence, one genomic window encodes:
- the LOC122580281 gene encoding uncharacterized protein LOC122580281, producing the protein MALQQAVRTPWIPKLTLENYINLEHMDVISSAMLRKIIMMHGYNSNKVLKHDLLDAVRSINLMDVHHSTLQSDVSSNAFLNLSDVIKDLSSLRWHECCITSIQTVNSENHFSSVVNDLSPISFKRNSNTACSLKDDSEAHKTQSPTFKKIKGNPLSAFYGEQVDQDNSPKSCYEEPVDQIKITKIHSGKQMGQLLMLKVPRTKHRRKSRYEKQVGQANTPKARTGKQAREAKTPGAHYEEQDGQANIP; encoded by the exons ATGGCGTTACAGCAAGCTGTCCGGACACCTTGGATCCCCAAGTTGACATTGGAGAATTATATCAATTTGGAGCATATGGATGTCATATCTTCTGCTATGCTTCGAAAA ATAATTATGATGCATGGATATAATAGCAACAAAGTTctaaag CATGACTTGCTGGATGCTGTGAGATCAATCAACCTGATGGATGTTCACCACTCAACACTGCAGAGTGATGTTTCTTCAAATGCATTCCTGAATCTTAGTGATGTGATCAAAGACCTCTCGTCTCTCCGTTGGCATGAATGCTGCATCACTTCTATTCAAACTGTCAACTCTGAGAACCATTTTAGCTCTGTGGTCAATGATTTATCACCTATAAGTTTTAAGCGGAACTCTAACACTGCCTGCAGCTTGAAGGATGATTCTGAAGCCCACAAAACACAGTCTCCCACATTCAAGAAAA TTAAAGGAAACCCTTTATCAGCTTTTTATGGAGAACAAGTGGATCAGGATAACAGTCCCAAATCATGCTATGAAGAACCTGTGGATCAGATCAAAATAACTAAGATCCACTCTGGAAAACAAATGGGTCAGCTTCTAATGCTCAAAGTCCCCCGTACAAAACACAGGCGCAAATCCCGGTATGAAAAACAAGTGGGTCAAGCTAACACACCCAAGGCACGTACTGGAAAACAGGCTCGTGAGGCTAAAACACCCGGGGCTCACTATGAAGAACAAGACGGTCAAGCTAACATCCCATGA